One stretch of Flavobacterium sp. 9 DNA includes these proteins:
- a CDS encoding DUF1254 domain-containing protein, translating to MKKVLLSFLSVLLLTACNKTSTTENTEKTNNADTVTNAFKPANIKEEILYQRGVEAAIWGMPGVNYQLMYDALAKINGDYNQVVIWPKLLDWKNQTLTPNPDVIYLMPFFNTEKVGPVVLEIPPADNGVFNGSIMTYWQNALEDVGPGGVDKGKGGKYLFLPPGYDKTKIPAGYIPLQSDTYRGYALLRSVLKSGSAADVATAVAYSKRIKVYPLSEASKNPSTVFIDASDKVYESNIPFDFSYYETLNKIVQSEPWLNRDRVMIGPLKTIGIQRGKPFNPDARTKEILAHSVKTAKAWLEYNYESTAPFYKETHWFFPADEDNIKSIKSTYSISEIYPIDNRAICYMIAFFSAKHLGESQYYLMQIVDKEGKPLDGNSTYKVNVPANVPVKQYWSMTVYNRETHTFIRNAKWAGRSSQTPGLKTNSDGSVDLYFGPTPPESGESNWVPTDPKGKFEILARFYGPKPNLYDQSWKLNDLEKVK from the coding sequence ATGAAAAAAGTTCTTCTTTCTTTTTTGTCTGTGCTGTTGCTTACAGCCTGCAATAAAACCTCTACTACAGAAAATACCGAAAAAACAAACAATGCAGATACTGTAACTAATGCATTTAAACCTGCCAATATCAAAGAAGAAATTCTTTACCAACGTGGTGTTGAAGCTGCTATTTGGGGAATGCCAGGGGTAAATTATCAGCTAATGTATGATGCTTTGGCTAAAATAAACGGTGATTATAATCAGGTTGTTATCTGGCCAAAACTATTAGATTGGAAAAATCAAACCTTAACACCAAATCCTGATGTTATTTATTTAATGCCTTTCTTCAATACAGAAAAAGTTGGACCTGTAGTTCTTGAGATTCCGCCTGCTGACAATGGTGTTTTCAACGGAAGTATTATGACCTACTGGCAAAATGCACTTGAAGATGTTGGTCCCGGCGGCGTGGATAAAGGCAAAGGAGGAAAATATCTGTTTTTACCTCCAGGTTACGACAAAACCAAAATACCTGCGGGTTATATTCCTTTGCAATCTGATACTTATCGCGGTTATGCATTATTACGCTCTGTATTAAAAAGCGGAAGCGCAGCCGATGTTGCCACTGCTGTAGCATATTCTAAACGAATTAAAGTTTATCCATTGAGCGAAGCTTCAAAAAATCCTTCAACTGTTTTTATAGATGCCAGCGACAAAGTATATGAGTCAAACATCCCCTTTGATTTTAGTTATTACGAAACATTAAATAAGATCGTTCAGTCTGAGCCTTGGCTTAACAGAGATCGTGTAATGATAGGTCCATTAAAAACGATAGGAATTCAAAGAGGTAAACCATTTAATCCTGATGCTCGTACAAAAGAAATATTAGCACATTCAGTTAAAACTGCAAAAGCATGGCTGGAATATAATTATGAATCAACTGCGCCATTTTACAAAGAAACACATTGGTTTTTTCCTGCTGACGAGGATAATATCAAGAGTATAAAAAGTACCTACTCTATCTCTGAAATTTATCCAATTGACAATAGAGCAATCTGTTATATGATCGCATTTTTTAGTGCCAAACACCTTGGAGAATCACAATATTATCTAATGCAAATAGTAGATAAAGAAGGCAAACCTCTGGACGGAAACAGTACTTATAAAGTAAATGTTCCTGCCAATGTTCCCGTAAAACAATATTGGTCCATGACCGTTTACAATCGCGAAACCCACACATTTATTCGAAATGCAAAATGGGCAGGACGTTCCTCACAAACACCCGGACTTAAAACAAACAGCGATGGTTCTGTAGATCTTTACTTTGGTCCAACTCCGCCTGAAAGTGGTGAATCTAATTGGGTTCCAACAGATCCTAAAGGAAAGTTCGAAATACTGGCACGTTTTTATGGTCCAAAACCAAACTTATATGACCAAAGCTGGAAATTGAATGATTTAGAAAAAGTGAAGTAA
- a CDS encoding NUMOD4 domain-containing protein, whose translation MPQNRFYPNEQFKEIEINASLQLRYAISNRGRLISFTDEIENGRLLKGGLSDGYPTFRFKVKKDDKIVNKYLFLYKLVAQYFLPKKSEEQTYVLHLDYNRSNDDEKNLRWATKAEMMEHSRKSPRVIQAKKNLIEHNLKADGRKLTTTKVMLIKKILARPEQKTRLKMIAKQFGVSEMQIRRIASGENWGHVKV comes from the coding sequence ATGCCACAAAACAGATTTTATCCCAACGAACAGTTCAAAGAAATAGAAATAAATGCTTCATTACAACTACGTTATGCCATTTCAAACAGAGGCCGATTAATAAGCTTTACTGATGAAATTGAAAACGGCCGTCTCTTAAAAGGCGGATTAAGTGATGGATATCCAACTTTTAGATTTAAAGTAAAAAAAGACGACAAAATTGTCAATAAATATCTCTTTTTATACAAATTAGTTGCCCAATATTTCCTTCCGAAAAAATCAGAAGAACAAACTTACGTATTACATCTCGATTACAACCGAAGTAACGATGATGAAAAAAACTTACGTTGGGCGACAAAAGCCGAAATGATGGAACACAGCCGTAAAAGTCCGCGTGTTATTCAGGCAAAAAAGAACCTTATTGAACACAACTTAAAAGCTGACGGAAGAAAATTGACAACAACAAAAGTGATGTTGATCAAAAAAATCCTCGCCCGTCCGGAACAAAAAACGCGTCTAAAAATGATCGCGAAACAATTTGGCGTAAGCGAAATGCAAATAAGACGTATTGCCAGCGGAGAAAACTGGGGACACGTTAAGGTTTAA
- a CDS encoding YgcG family protein, with protein sequence MKKLVFFLAISLFLSHHLFAQTKAESPNIFEKSYDYVNDFEKILTPSQVKSLSEFLKSNEAKTKNKILIVTTASITPYNDLNDYSLDLDKYLISKLNIDTTVLIVISKQLRQIQVQGVNKIRSKMSDQEMKDIISTYVVPELKKGDYYKGLQEGTSQIIKKLE encoded by the coding sequence ATGAAAAAATTAGTGTTCTTTTTAGCAATTTCCCTTTTTTTATCACATCATTTATTTGCACAAACAAAAGCTGAATCACCAAATATTTTTGAAAAATCATATGATTATGTAAATGATTTTGAAAAAATACTTACTCCAAGTCAGGTCAAATCTTTAAGCGAATTTTTAAAATCAAACGAAGCTAAAACCAAAAATAAAATTCTGATTGTAACAACAGCTTCAATAACTCCATATAATGATCTAAACGATTATTCTTTAGATTTAGACAAGTATTTAATTTCTAAATTAAATATAGACACAACTGTTTTAATTGTCATTAGCAAACAGTTGAGACAAATTCAAGTTCAGGGAGTTAATAAAATACGCTCTAAAATGAGTGATCAGGAAATGAAAGATATCATATCTACTTATGTAGTTCCGGAATTAAAAAAAGGCGATTACTACAAAGGTTTGCAAGAAGGCACAAGTCAAATCATTAAAAAGCTGGAATAA
- a CDS encoding GNAT family N-acetyltransferase: MKIVPIRKSDYDSLRKLFLKERQNTFHWLDPLEFKLNDFDRYTKGEFILVAILEDIPVGFISIWMKGNFIHHLYIDQNQQGKGIGTELLKAAIQKTKLPITLKCLENNTKAVEFYLKKGFFAVERGQSEHGGYILFELLKKID; encoded by the coding sequence ATGAAAATAGTACCGATTAGAAAAAGCGACTATGATTCCTTAAGAAAGTTGTTTTTAAAAGAAAGGCAAAACACCTTTCATTGGCTCGATCCTTTAGAATTTAAGTTGAATGATTTTGATCGATATACAAAAGGAGAATTTATATTGGTTGCTATTCTTGAAGATATTCCAGTAGGTTTTATTTCGATCTGGATGAAAGGCAATTTTATTCATCACTTATATATTGATCAAAACCAACAGGGAAAAGGCATCGGAACTGAATTATTAAAAGCAGCAATCCAAAAAACCAAACTTCCAATTACTTTAAAATGTCTCGAAAACAACACAAAAGCCGTTGAGTTTTATCTCAAAAAAGGCTTTTTCGCAGTAGAACGCGGACAATCTGAACATGGCGGATATATACTTTTTGAATTATTAAAAAAAATTGATTAA
- the lpdA gene encoding dihydrolipoyl dehydrogenase: MKYDVIVLGSGPGGYVTAIRASQLGFKVAVVEKENLGGVCLNWGCIPTKALLKSAQVFDYLKHASDYGLKVSEFDKDFPAVVQRSRGVAEGMSKGVQFLMKKNKIDVIEGFGKLKPGKKLDVTDKDNKVTEYSADHIIIATGARSRELPNLPQDGVKVIGYRQAMTLPTQPKSMIIVGSGAIGVEFAHFYNSMGTDVTIVEFMPNVVPVEDEDISKQFERSLKKAGIKVMTNSSVERIDTTGAGVKAFVKTAKGEEVLEADIVLSAVGIKTNIENIGLEEVGIAVDRDKILVNAYNATNIPGYYAIGDVTPGQALAHVASAEGINCVEKIAGLHVDPIDYGNVPGCTYATPEIASVGLTEKQAKEKGYELKIGKFPFSASGKAKAAGTPDGFVKVIFDAKYGEWLGCHMIGAGVTDMIAEAVVARKLETTGHEILKSIHPHPTMSEAVMEAVADAYGEVIHL, translated from the coding sequence ATGAAATACGACGTTATTGTTTTAGGAAGTGGTCCTGGCGGATATGTAACAGCTATTAGAGCTTCACAATTAGGCTTTAAAGTAGCTGTAGTTGAAAAAGAAAACCTTGGTGGTGTATGTTTAAACTGGGGATGTATCCCAACAAAAGCATTACTAAAATCAGCTCAGGTTTTTGATTACTTAAAACATGCTTCTGACTACGGATTGAAAGTTTCTGAATTTGACAAAGATTTCCCTGCAGTTGTACAACGTAGCCGCGGTGTTGCTGAAGGAATGAGCAAAGGAGTTCAGTTCTTAATGAAGAAAAACAAAATTGACGTTATTGAAGGTTTTGGAAAACTAAAACCAGGTAAAAAACTTGACGTTACTGATAAAGATAATAAAGTTACTGAATATAGCGCTGATCACATTATCATCGCAACTGGAGCCCGCTCTCGTGAGTTACCAAACTTGCCACAAGATGGTGTAAAAGTAATTGGTTACAGACAAGCAATGACTTTACCAACACAGCCAAAATCTATGATTATTGTAGGTTCTGGAGCTATTGGAGTTGAATTTGCACATTTCTACAACTCAATGGGAACTGATGTTACTATTGTAGAATTTATGCCAAACGTTGTTCCTGTAGAAGACGAAGATATCTCAAAACAATTTGAGCGTTCTTTGAAAAAAGCCGGAATTAAAGTTATGACTAACTCATCTGTTGAGCGTATTGACACAACTGGTGCGGGAGTAAAAGCATTTGTTAAAACTGCAAAAGGTGAAGAAGTTCTTGAAGCTGACATCGTTCTTTCCGCAGTTGGAATCAAAACTAACATTGAAAACATCGGTTTAGAAGAAGTTGGAATCGCTGTTGACAGAGATAAAATCTTAGTAAACGCTTACAACGCAACTAATATTCCTGGATATTATGCAATTGGAGACGTTACTCCGGGACAAGCTTTGGCTCACGTAGCTTCTGCTGAAGGAATTAACTGTGTGGAGAAAATTGCTGGTTTACACGTAGACCCAATCGATTACGGAAACGTTCCTGGTTGTACTTACGCAACTCCAGAAATCGCTTCTGTAGGTTTAACTGAAAAACAAGCTAAAGAAAAAGGATACGAATTAAAAATTGGTAAATTCCCATTCTCAGCTTCAGGAAAAGCAAAAGCTGCCGGAACTCCAGACGGATTCGTAAAAGTAATCTTCGATGCAAAATACGGAGAATGGTTAGGATGCCACATGATTGGTGCTGGTGTTACAGATATGATTGCTGAAGCAGTTGTAGCTCGTAAACTTGAAACTACAGGTCATGAAATCCTTAAATCTATTCACCCTCACCCTACAATGAGTGAGGCTGTTATGGAAGCTGTAGCTGATGCTTACGGCGAAGTAATTCACTTGTAA
- a CDS encoding arginase family protein, with protein MKEICIVEFPSNLGLKEPQPGKEPGVKKLPDWLWKNNLHKAINPVNILRLDPPKYSSVRDLETNILNANSLVDYAREQAYLINNLLSQNKFPFVLGGDCSILLGPAIALKQKGNYGLFYLDGHTDFMNVSLSETGGVGGMAASIVTGNGPEKLTNILNLSPYIKEENLWCVGNREYDDEYEDQIKNSSATYISLQTLRKQSILNCVQSFLSQVKSKNLDGFWLHIDVDVLNDSIMPCVDSRTPDGLTYDEFNELTSYLFQSDKLSGLEITILDPDLDPTGKYTKDFVVNITNTFTSFNN; from the coding sequence ATGAAAGAAATATGCATTGTTGAGTTTCCATCTAATTTAGGTTTAAAAGAACCTCAACCCGGAAAAGAACCCGGCGTAAAAAAACTACCCGATTGGTTGTGGAAAAATAATTTGCACAAAGCCATAAATCCTGTAAACATTCTACGGTTAGATCCTCCCAAATATTCAAGTGTCAGAGATCTTGAAACCAATATTCTCAATGCAAATTCATTAGTTGATTATGCCAGAGAACAAGCTTATTTAATCAATAATCTATTGAGCCAAAACAAATTTCCTTTTGTACTTGGTGGTGATTGCAGTATACTTTTAGGACCAGCGATTGCATTAAAGCAAAAAGGCAATTACGGATTATTTTACCTCGACGGACATACTGATTTTATGAATGTTTCCCTTTCTGAAACCGGTGGCGTTGGCGGAATGGCGGCTTCTATTGTAACCGGAAACGGCCCCGAAAAACTTACCAATATCCTCAATTTATCTCCTTATATAAAAGAAGAAAACCTCTGGTGCGTAGGTAATCGCGAATATGATGACGAATACGAAGATCAAATCAAAAACTCGTCAGCAACCTATATAAGCCTTCAAACACTGCGAAAACAAAGTATCTTAAATTGCGTACAATCATTTCTCTCACAAGTTAAGAGCAAAAATCTCGATGGGTTTTGGCTTCATATCGATGTCGATGTTTTAAACGATTCGATAATGCCATGCGTAGACAGTAGAACTCCGGACGGCCTGACTTATGATGAGTTTAATGAACTTACCTCCTATTTATTTCAAAGTGATAAACTAAGTGGACTCGAAATAACAATTCTGGATCCTGATTTAGATCCAACGGGAAAATACACAAAAGATTTTGTTGTAAATATTACAAACACATTTACCTCATTTAATAATTAG
- a CDS encoding DUF1801 domain-containing protein has product MNAAVQDYNNSQTNSDKEICNQLAILINENLTDYENKIWHAHPVWFLDGNPIVGYSKLKNCVRLLFWSGQSFDEEKLVNEGSFKASEIRFTAAEQINKEDLKRWLKKATEIQWDYKNIVKRKGLLERLK; this is encoded by the coding sequence ATGAATGCAGCCGTACAAGATTATAATAATTCGCAAACTAATTCAGACAAAGAAATCTGCAATCAATTGGCTATTTTAATCAACGAAAACCTGACAGATTACGAAAACAAAATCTGGCATGCGCATCCGGTTTGGTTTCTTGACGGAAATCCAATTGTAGGTTACAGCAAACTCAAAAATTGTGTTCGCCTATTATTCTGGAGCGGACAATCTTTTGACGAAGAAAAATTGGTAAACGAAGGTTCCTTCAAAGCTTCAGAAATTCGTTTTACAGCTGCTGAACAAATAAATAAAGAAGACTTAAAACGCTGGCTTAAAAAAGCCACCGAAATACAATGGGATTATAAAAACATCGTCAAACGCAAAGGTTTACTCGAACGACTAAAATAA
- a CDS encoding helix-turn-helix transcriptional regulator, translated as MPIIVNLDVMMAKRKMSLNELSEKVDLTLSNLSILKTGKAKAIRFSTLEAICKVLDCQPGDILEFVAD; from the coding sequence ATGCCAATAATAGTGAATTTAGATGTGATGATGGCGAAAAGAAAAATGTCATTAAACGAACTTTCTGAAAAAGTCGACTTAACTTTATCAAACCTTTCGATATTAAAAACCGGCAAGGCAAAAGCGATTCGGTTTAGTACGCTTGAAGCAATTTGCAAAGTATTAGATTGCCAACCAGGAGATATTTTAGAATTTGTAGCCGACTAG
- a CDS encoding DUF2975 domain-containing protein: MSTKSTIILKILNVVSWIAFIGTCVKAGSLLVSYFITKNYPEIAAKNLSIGLDLSQLKAYDEVDYTIMVFCIIVITIFEALLFYTLIQIFMKINMVSPFHETIGKLIQKMSAFALIIGIFSKVVVSYSEKFTAMKIPLPNIMDHIGLGDAFLFFAMILYFISQLFAKGVELQKENELTI; this comes from the coding sequence ATGTCAACAAAATCAACCATCATTTTAAAAATCCTGAACGTTGTTTCATGGATTGCATTTATTGGAACTTGTGTAAAAGCGGGCTCACTATTAGTATCTTATTTTATAACTAAGAACTACCCCGAAATTGCAGCAAAAAATTTATCAATAGGTTTAGATTTATCGCAATTAAAAGCCTATGATGAAGTAGATTATACAATAATGGTTTTCTGTATTATTGTAATTACGATTTTTGAAGCACTGCTGTTTTATACCTTAATTCAGATTTTCATGAAGATCAATATGGTTAGTCCTTTTCATGAAACTATTGGTAAATTGATTCAAAAAATGAGCGCATTTGCTTTGATAATTGGGATTTTCAGTAAAGTAGTAGTGTCGTATTCTGAAAAATTTACGGCTATGAAAATACCTCTTCCAAATATTATGGACCATATCGGACTTGGAGATGCCTTTTTATTCTTTGCCATGATATTGTATTTTATCTCTCAGCTTTTTGCAAAAGGCGTTGAATTACAAAAAGAAAACGAACTAACGATATAA
- a CDS encoding DUF4919 domain-containing protein, whose translation MIRKILLLTVLLLTITSFSQEANFKVPDYKAIEKEIKDQKSPYYYPKLMERFVSNDTLLTTDDYQHLYLGYVFQPKYDAFWKSPDEKKLSEFYAKEKLEVNDYDEIIKLANHSLIDFPFDLRQLNFLTYVYHLKGDEKASDMASLKFHNILNAIFSSGDGKQCETGFHVILVEHEYVMLNVFEVESKSQSLVGNCDYLSFEKGVYKVDGIYFNIEKMLENESKVFK comes from the coding sequence ATGATTAGAAAAATTTTACTCCTCACAGTATTATTACTCACAATTACGTCATTCTCGCAAGAAGCCAATTTTAAAGTTCCGGATTATAAAGCAATAGAAAAAGAGATCAAAGACCAAAAATCGCCTTATTATTATCCCAAATTAATGGAACGATTTGTTAGTAATGATACCCTTTTAACCACTGATGATTATCAACATTTGTATCTTGGATACGTTTTTCAGCCTAAATACGATGCTTTTTGGAAATCACCCGACGAAAAAAAACTTAGTGAATTTTATGCCAAAGAAAAACTAGAAGTCAACGATTATGACGAAATCATAAAACTTGCCAATCACTCTTTAATAGATTTTCCATTTGATTTAAGACAACTCAATTTTCTAACTTATGTTTATCATCTCAAAGGCGATGAAAAAGCATCTGATATGGCTTCTTTAAAATTTCATAACATTTTGAATGCTATTTTTTCGAGCGGAGACGGAAAACAATGCGAAACCGGATTTCATGTTATATTAGTAGAACATGAATATGTAATGCTTAATGTTTTTGAAGTCGAATCTAAATCTCAATCTCTCGTTGGTAATTGCGATTATTTAAGCTTCGAAAAAGGCGTGTACAAAGTAGACGGTATTTACTTTAATATCGAAAAAATGCTCGAAAACGAATCTAAAGTTTTTAAATAG
- a CDS encoding carbonic anhydrase — MKTKISILAFIVFSIIFSILSCNKNNITEANKNLTSIEKLTEGNKRFLDEKSIHPHQGKESVLANQDGQKPFAVIITCSDSRVSPEIVFDQGIGDLFVIRNAGNLISDIDMGSIEYAIEHLDTRLIVVLGHTECGAVKAYINDKDGAYKKHFNHIDNIVETISQEKEEIDADKTTPKATNYLGAIDANIKHSTKLIQNNPIVKEHKIQIVSMRYDVHTGKVEQL; from the coding sequence ATGAAAACAAAAATATCAATTCTTGCATTTATAGTATTTTCAATAATTTTTTCAATACTTAGTTGCAATAAAAACAACATTACAGAAGCAAACAAAAATCTAACTTCAATTGAAAAACTAACTGAAGGAAACAAACGTTTTCTGGACGAGAAATCAATTCATCCGCATCAAGGCAAAGAAAGTGTTTTAGCAAATCAAGACGGACAAAAACCTTTTGCTGTCATTATCACTTGTTCAGACAGCAGAGTTTCACCAGAAATCGTATTTGATCAGGGAATTGGAGATTTATTTGTGATTCGTAATGCCGGAAATTTAATTTCTGATATCGATATGGGAAGCATCGAATATGCTATCGAACATCTTGATACTAGACTAATTGTCGTTTTAGGTCACACTGAATGTGGTGCCGTAAAAGCATATATTAATGACAAAGACGGAGCTTACAAAAAACACTTCAATCATATTGATAATATAGTTGAAACAATATCACAAGAAAAAGAAGAGATCGACGCAGACAAAACAACTCCAAAAGCAACAAATTATTTAGGAGCAATTGACGCGAATATCAAACATTCTACAAAATTAATTCAGAACAATCCAATTGTAAAAGAACATAAAATTCAAATTGTTTCTATGCGATACGATGTACATACCGGAAAAGTGGAGCAATTGTAA
- a CDS encoding ABC transporter ATP-binding protein, with protein MKAKAFDTGLFKRILKYTKPYKWRYYGVIIFAVSLSIFAALRPYLLKETVDGYIKTHDKHGLLMYIILMGVVLLCEVFSQFYFVFWANWLGQDIVKDIRTKLFKHILSFRMKYFDLVPVGQLVTRSVSDIESIARIFSQGLFMIISDLMKMLVVLIFMFYMNWKLTWIVVVAMPILVYITRIFQRKMQVAFEEVRTQIANMNSFVQERVTGMKIVQLFNREKIEAENFRVINDKHRVAWIKTILYNSIFFPIADIISSITLGLVVVYGGFKILNGDHFTTFGDLFSYTMFIGMLFNPLRQIADKFNEMQLGMIAANRVFDIIDTQDHIQDTGTIEAPIFDGSIEFKDVRFSYIPEEEVIKGIDLSVDSGQTIAIVGSTGAGKSTIINLLNRFYEINSGTIFIDGHNIENYTLASLRKQIAVVLQDVFLFADTIYNNITLHNPEITREHVLNAAKKIGVHDFIMSLPDNYDFDVKERGVMLSSGQRQLIAFLRSYVSNPSILILDEATSSIDTYSEELIQRATETITKGRTSIIIAHRLATIVNADKIVVMDKGLIAEQGTHHELLNKIDGYYKNLYDSQFSVAN; from the coding sequence TTGCCGTTTCGCTTTCGATTTTTGCGGCACTTCGTCCTTATTTATTAAAAGAAACGGTCGACGGCTATATCAAGACGCATGATAAGCATGGTTTATTGATGTACATTATATTGATGGGCGTTGTACTTTTATGCGAAGTTTTCTCTCAGTTCTATTTTGTGTTTTGGGCAAACTGGCTTGGGCAGGATATTGTAAAGGATATCAGAACCAAACTTTTCAAACATATTCTGAGTTTTAGAATGAAATATTTTGATTTGGTTCCGGTCGGACAATTGGTTACCAGATCAGTATCTGACATTGAATCGATTGCACGTATTTTCAGCCAAGGTTTATTTATGATTATAAGTGACTTGATGAAAATGTTGGTTGTTTTGATTTTTATGTTTTATATGAATTGGAAACTGACGTGGATTGTCGTTGTTGCAATGCCAATTTTGGTTTACATTACCCGAATTTTCCAGCGTAAAATGCAAGTTGCTTTTGAGGAAGTTCGTACGCAAATTGCAAACATGAACTCGTTTGTACAAGAACGCGTTACCGGAATGAAGATTGTTCAGCTTTTTAATCGTGAGAAAATTGAAGCCGAAAATTTTAGAGTTATCAATGATAAACACAGAGTTGCCTGGATAAAAACAATTCTTTATAACTCGATCTTTTTCCCAATTGCCGATATTATTTCGTCTATTACTTTAGGATTAGTTGTCGTTTACGGTGGATTTAAAATCCTGAACGGCGATCATTTTACGACTTTCGGAGATTTATTCTCTTATACTATGTTTATTGGAATGTTGTTTAATCCATTGCGTCAGATTGCGGATAAGTTCAACGAGATGCAATTAGGAATGATTGCTGCCAATCGTGTTTTTGATATTATTGATACTCAGGATCATATTCAGGATACAGGAACTATTGAAGCGCCAATTTTTGATGGAAGCATCGAATTTAAAGATGTTCGCTTTAGTTATATTCCCGAAGAAGAAGTTATAAAAGGAATTGATTTATCGGTTGATTCAGGGCAAACTATCGCTATTGTAGGTTCGACTGGAGCCGGAAAATCGACTATTATTAATTTACTGAATCGTTTTTACGAAATTAATAGTGGTACTATTTTTATCGACGGTCATAATATTGAGAATTATACTTTGGCTTCTTTACGAAAACAAATTGCTGTGGTTTTACAAGATGTTTTTTTGTTTGCCGATACAATTTACAACAATATTACTTTGCACAATCCTGAGATTACACGCGAACATGTTTTGAATGCTGCCAAAAAAATTGGCGTACACGATTTTATAATGAGTCTTCCGGATAATTATGATTTTGATGTAAAAGAACGTGGTGTAATGCTTTCGTCAGGACAACGACAATTGATCGCCTTTTTACGTTCATATGTGAGTAATCCAAGTATTTTGATTTTGGATGAAGCTACGTCTTCAATTGATACTTATTCTGAAGAATTGATTCAACGTGCAACCGAAACAATCACAAAAGGAAGAACTTCGATTATAATTGCACACAGATTGGCTACGATTGTAAATGCAGACAAAATTGTGGTTATGGATAAAGGTTTGATTGCAGAACAGGGAACGCACCACGAATTGCTCAATAAAATCGACGGATACTACAAAAATCTATACGATTCGCAATTTTCAGTCGCTAACTGA
- a CDS encoding DUF2314 domain-containing protein, with product MENTPIFFADGESPKMIEAFKKAQETFKYFWRELSWEYRRIVPALNVACVKLAFTQEINNDTAVEHMWINEINFDGEKIKGILVNDPNELTNVANGDYVEIPVNQISDWLFATDDKTYGGFTIHAMRSEMSETEREEHDEAWGLNFGDFNDILVVYEQKEKPENVVEHPMSKNMKESLVEFIKSNPNELTAQDESGYTFLHREAIAGNSSIIEVLLESGADKNVKTYGDKTALDFAEQLKWEHLIPLLK from the coding sequence ATGGAAAATACACCAATATTTTTTGCAGACGGAGAAAGCCCTAAAATGATTGAGGCATTTAAAAAAGCACAGGAAACTTTTAAATATTTTTGGAGAGAATTATCATGGGAATATCGCCGAATAGTTCCAGCACTCAATGTAGCTTGCGTAAAACTAGCCTTTACACAAGAAATAAATAATGATACGGCAGTTGAGCACATGTGGATAAATGAGATTAATTTTGATGGCGAAAAAATAAAAGGCATCTTAGTAAACGATCCAAACGAATTAACAAATGTTGCTAATGGTGATTATGTCGAGATTCCGGTAAACCAAATTAGCGACTGGTTATTTGCTACAGATGATAAAACGTACGGAGGTTTTACGATACACGCTATGCGATCAGAAATGAGCGAAACCGAAAGAGAAGAACATGACGAAGCATGGGGTTTAAATTTTGGTGACTTTAATGATATTCTCGTTGTATATGAACAAAAAGAAAAACCAGAGAATGTCGTCGAACATCCTATGAGTAAAAACATGAAAGAAAGTCTTGTTGAGTTCATAAAATCAAATCCGAATGAACTTACAGCGCAAGATGAATCTGGATATACTTTTTTACATCGAGAAGCGATTGCCGGAAATAGTTCTATTATCGAAGTTCTACTAGAATCAGGTGCTGATAAAAATGTAAAAACTTATGGCGATAAAACTGCATTAGATTTTGCAGAACAACTAAAATGGGAACATTTGATTCCACTTTTAAAATAA